In a genomic window of Nostoc sp. UHCC 0870:
- a CDS encoding radical SAM protein, translating into MNAIQSTENSRHSLVYGPVKSWRFGRSLGIDPIGEVSSCSFNCVYCQLGQIQVHTTERQIFVPTSQIIEDLRRSLLPNKKIDVVTLSGSGEPTLALNLDEILAIAKQLTKLPTVVLTNSSLLGDRMVRDALQLADIVSVKLDAISSHQWQRINHPVGIINLPDILAGIAQFRGEYTGHLAIQTMVLSSWTTEMLEDYIQLLQRLSPDEIQLNIPSRPRALVRQLDTRGNNAVESGCGNLSQLKCISVNVLNALADAIYDATKIPVRCAPIALS; encoded by the coding sequence ATGAACGCCATACAATCTACAGAAAATTCCCGTCATTCCTTAGTCTACGGGCCGGTCAAATCTTGGCGATTTGGGCGATCGCTGGGTATTGATCCAATTGGAGAAGTTTCTAGTTGCTCGTTTAATTGCGTCTACTGTCAATTAGGGCAAATTCAAGTACACACCACTGAACGCCAGATTTTTGTACCTACATCTCAAATCATTGAGGATTTGCGGCGATCGCTATTACCCAATAAAAAAATAGATGTAGTTACCCTCAGTGGTAGTGGTGAACCGACATTAGCCTTAAATTTAGATGAAATTTTAGCGATCGCCAAACAGTTGACAAAACTGCCAACGGTAGTATTAACTAACAGTTCACTCCTAGGCGATCGCATGGTACGCGACGCTTTGCAACTAGCTGATATTGTATCTGTTAAATTAGATGCCATTTCGTCACATCAATGGCAGCGCATCAATCACCCAGTAGGGATAATAAATCTACCAGATATTTTGGCAGGTATTGCCCAATTTCGCGGGGAATATACAGGACATCTCGCTATCCAAACAATGGTTTTGTCTTCCTGGACGACAGAAATGCTAGAAGATTATATCCAACTGTTACAGCGTCTGAGTCCTGATGAAATTCAACTTAACATTCCATCTCGACCCCGCGCTTTGGTTCGTCAGTTGGATACTAGGGGGAATAATGCGGTTGAATCCGGGTGTGGTAATTTGAGCCAACTTAAGTGTATCAGTGTCAATGTCCTCAATGCTTTAGCTGATGCCATTTACGATGCAACCAAAATTCCAGTACGCTGCGCCCCGATAGCTTTGTCATAG
- a CDS encoding 4Fe-4S single cluster domain-containing protein has translation METEQTNLSLIRPEIPSGHLNIMGYIDESEVNGPGCRAVVWVQGCPRECPGCFNPDSWTFEMNQLVTVDSLVEQILSKPQNTGVTFSGGEPFWQAPALADLARKLKAAGLNVMSFSGFTLKQLQSESAPPGSQELLAQLDILIDGPFVETLAINSPDSPVSSRNQKVRVFNPAFADKISWASDQIEVHILKDGNRIVTGYQGWLELT, from the coding sequence ATGGAAACCGAACAAACCAACCTATCACTAATACGCCCAGAAATTCCCTCTGGTCATCTTAACATCATGGGTTATATTGATGAATCAGAAGTGAATGGACCTGGTTGTCGTGCTGTTGTTTGGGTACAAGGGTGTCCGAGGGAATGTCCTGGCTGTTTTAATCCCGATTCCTGGACATTTGAGATGAACCAACTAGTAACTGTTGATAGTCTAGTTGAGCAAATTTTAAGCAAACCCCAAAATACCGGCGTGACATTTTCTGGTGGAGAACCATTTTGGCAAGCACCAGCCCTAGCTGATTTAGCCCGTAAGCTAAAAGCTGCTGGTTTAAATGTCATGTCTTTTAGTGGTTTTACCCTCAAGCAACTCCAATCAGAATCCGCACCTCCAGGTTCTCAAGAATTATTAGCACAATTAGATATTTTGATTGATGGGCCGTTTGTAGAAACTTTAGCAATTAATTCTCCAGATTCCCCTGTTTCCTCTCGGAATCAAAAAGTTCGCGTATTTAACCCAGCTTTTGCTGACAAAATTTCTTGGGCTAGCGACCAGATAGAAGTTCACATCCTCAAAGATGGAAATCGTATTGTCACCGGTTATCAAGGTTGGCTGGAATTGACTTAA